Proteins from a single region of Cytophagaceae bacterium:
- a CDS encoding sugar isomerase, which yields MILQSTEIEKSNAGKLAKHKALFEFAKNEIPNAEEIIKRLIDFQVAIPSWALGTGGTRFGRFPGGGEPGSLEQKIEDVGLLHKLNNSSGAISLHIPWDIPTSPKDIQALAAQHGLAFDAVNSNTFQDQARQELSYKFGSLQNVNKAIRKQAIEHNIEVIKHGIDLGSKSLTVWLSDGSCFPGQLNFRKAFENTLESLQEIYAALPEDWKMFVEYKAFEPNFYSMTVGDWGQSYLYASKLGPKAYTLVDLGHHLPNANIEQIVSLLMMEGKLGGFHFNDSKYGDDDLTVGSINPYQLFLIFNELTQGSQPGNAPFEAGSGFGWMIDASHNVKDPLEDLLQAVEAIMISYAQSLLIDSIALEEAREDNDVVKAQEILQGAYRTDVRTLVSESRLRTGAAIDPLDVFRRLKIREKLIAERGKMTIATGL from the coding sequence ATGATACTACAATCAACCGAAATAGAAAAATCAAATGCCGGAAAGCTGGCAAAGCATAAGGCACTTTTTGAATTTGCAAAAAATGAAATCCCGAATGCCGAGGAAATCATCAAAAGACTTATTGACTTTCAGGTGGCGATTCCTTCCTGGGCTTTAGGTACCGGAGGTACGAGATTTGGCCGTTTTCCGGGTGGGGGAGAGCCGGGAAGTTTGGAGCAAAAAATCGAAGACGTGGGTCTTTTGCATAAGCTAAACAACAGCTCTGGAGCCATTTCACTACATATTCCCTGGGATATTCCTACCTCTCCCAAAGATATTCAGGCATTGGCCGCTCAACATGGCCTGGCATTTGATGCTGTCAATTCCAATACTTTTCAGGATCAGGCCAGACAGGAATTGAGCTATAAGTTTGGTTCATTGCAAAATGTCAACAAAGCCATCAGAAAGCAAGCCATTGAGCATAATATTGAAGTGATAAAGCATGGCATTGATTTAGGTTCCAAGTCATTAACCGTTTGGCTATCAGATGGTTCATGTTTTCCGGGTCAGTTAAATTTTAGAAAAGCTTTTGAAAATACACTCGAAAGCCTTCAGGAAATATATGCAGCACTGCCTGAGGACTGGAAGATGTTTGTGGAATACAAAGCCTTTGAACCCAACTTCTACTCCATGACTGTGGGCGACTGGGGGCAATCTTACCTTTATGCCTCAAAATTGGGTCCTAAAGCTTACACTTTGGTCGATTTGGGCCATCATTTACCCAATGCCAATATTGAGCAAATCGTAAGTTTATTGATGATGGAGGGTAAATTAGGTGGTTTTCATTTCAATGATTCAAAATACGGCGACGATGACCTCACCGTGGGCAGTATCAATCCTTATCAGTTGTTTTTGATATTCAATGAGTTAACCCAGGGTTCACAACCCGGAAATGCCCCTTTTGAGGCAGGATCAGGATTTGGTTGGATGATCGATGCCAGTCATAACGTTAAAGACCCGTTGGAAGATTTGCTTCAAGCGGTAGAAGCCATTATGATTTCTTATGCTCAGTCACTTTTGATTGATTCCATAGCACTAGAGGAGGCACGTGAAGACAACGATGTGGTAAAAGCTCAGGAAATATTGCAGGGAGCTTACCGCACCGATGTCAGAACCTTGGTTTCTGAATCAAGACTTAGAACCGGAGCCGCTATTGACCCATTGGATGTTTTCAGAAGGCTGAAAATCAGAGAAAAACTAATCGCTGAGCGTGGCAAAATGACCATTGCAACCGGATTGTAA
- a CDS encoding bifunctional aldolase/short-chain dehydrogenase, translating into MLKQYKHVSYLWDEGKAAELAGDEVALFIYRSNMLGADLRLTNYGGGNTSVKITDKDPLTGFETEVMWIKGSGGDIGTLKKSGCAALYMDRLLSLENVYRGIEFEDEMVGLFNHCIFDLDSKAPSIDTPLHGFLPFKHIDHLHPDAAIAIAAAKDGQKITEELLNGEIGWVGWQRPGFDLGLKLSACLNGAAEKGIKLKGIVLGSHGLFTWGDTAYDSYINTLEVIEKCAEYLEQNLGKTRPVFGGAKIQSLDKKTRKSTAATIAPILRGYCSSERKMVGHFTDDERVLQFINSNDLNRLAPLGTSCPDHFLRTKIAPLVLDPAKIEDSTYLDSVFEEYRTSYKSYYDTCKHHNSPAMRDPNPVVILYPGVGMFTFAKDKTMARLASEYYINAVNVMRGAEAISEYTALPRQEAFDIEYWLLEEAKLQRMPKPKALSGRIALITGSAGGIGKAIAKKFAEEGACVILNDINQERLDGATEEFLKLFGKDAVSSTVLNVTDKDSAFEAFENAVLAFGGVDIVVNNAGISISKSIGEHTLEEWDRLYDILVKGQFIVSQAGIAIMKKQKIGGDIVNIVSKNAVVAGPNNPGYGSAKAAQAHLTRLMAAELGADKIRVNTVNPDAVISDSNIWAGGWAEGRAKAYGITVEELPAYYAKRTLLNEIILPDDIANACFAFVGGLLNKSTGNALNVDGGVAMGFYR; encoded by the coding sequence ATGTTAAAACAGTATAAACATGTAAGTTATTTATGGGATGAAGGCAAAGCCGCCGAACTGGCCGGTGATGAGGTCGCCCTTTTTATATATAGATCCAATATGTTAGGGGCAGACCTACGCCTGACCAACTATGGTGGAGGTAACACATCGGTTAAAATTACTGATAAAGACCCACTTACAGGTTTCGAAACCGAAGTGATGTGGATCAAGGGTTCGGGCGGTGATATCGGTACATTGAAAAAATCAGGTTGTGCAGCACTTTATATGGACAGGCTGCTGTCGCTTGAAAATGTCTATCGCGGCATCGAATTTGAAGACGAAATGGTGGGTCTTTTCAATCATTGTATTTTTGATTTAGACTCAAAAGCACCTTCAATTGATACACCACTGCATGGATTTTTACCATTCAAGCACATTGATCACCTTCATCCCGATGCTGCGATCGCAATAGCTGCTGCAAAAGATGGGCAAAAAATCACAGAAGAGCTTTTAAATGGTGAGATCGGTTGGGTTGGCTGGCAAAGACCGGGTTTTGATTTGGGCTTAAAACTCAGTGCTTGTCTCAACGGAGCTGCCGAAAAAGGTATAAAGCTAAAAGGAATTGTGTTGGGTTCTCATGGCTTATTTACCTGGGGTGATACTGCATATGATAGCTATATAAATACACTTGAGGTAATTGAAAAATGTGCCGAATATCTTGAGCAAAATCTTGGGAAAACCAGACCAGTTTTTGGCGGGGCAAAAATCCAGAGTTTGGATAAGAAAACAAGAAAGTCAACAGCTGCCACGATAGCTCCGATTTTGAGAGGCTATTGTTCTTCCGAGCGAAAAATGGTGGGCCACTTTACTGATGATGAGCGGGTTTTGCAATTTATCAATTCCAATGACCTCAACCGTCTGGCTCCTTTGGGTACTTCATGTCCTGACCACTTTTTACGGACCAAAATCGCCCCATTGGTTTTGGATCCTGCAAAAATCGAAGACTCAACATATCTTGATTCCGTTTTTGAGGAATATAGAACAAGTTATAAATCTTATTATGACACATGCAAGCATCACAACTCGCCTGCCATGCGTGACCCCAATCCGGTTGTGATACTGTATCCGGGTGTGGGTATGTTTACTTTTGCAAAAGATAAAACCATGGCTCGTCTGGCTTCGGAATATTATATCAATGCCGTAAATGTGATGCGGGGTGCCGAGGCCATTTCAGAATATACTGCCTTGCCACGCCAGGAGGCTTTTGATATCGAATATTGGCTTTTGGAAGAAGCCAAATTGCAGCGTATGCCGAAGCCAAAAGCACTTTCAGGTCGTATTGCTTTGATTACCGGAAGTGCCGGTGGCATTGGAAAGGCCATTGCTAAAAAATTTGCAGAAGAAGGAGCTTGCGTGATTTTGAATGATATCAACCAGGAAAGACTGGACGGTGCCACTGAAGAGTTTTTGAAGCTTTTCGGAAAAGATGCGGTGTCATCTACAGTGTTAAATGTGACCGACAAGGATTCAGCTTTCGAGGCCTTTGAAAACGCCGTTCTGGCATTCGGTGGAGTTGATATTGTAGTGAATAATGCCGGAATAAGTATCTCTAAATCAATTGGAGAGCATACCCTTGAGGAGTGGGATAGACTCTATGATATTTTGGTAAAAGGCCAGTTTATTGTTTCTCAGGCAGGGATTGCTATTATGAAAAAGCAGAAAATTGGCGGAGATATCGTAAATATTGTTTCAAAAAATGCAGTGGTTGCCGGGCCTAATAACCCAGGCTACGGTTCTGCAAAGGCCGCTCAGGCACATTTAACCCGTTTGATGGCAGCAGAATTGGGTGCTGACAAAATCAGAGTAAATACTGTAAACCCTGATGCTGTCATTTCTGATTCCAATATCTGGGCAGGAGGTTGGGCAGAAGGCCGTGCCAAAGCTTATGGAATTACTGTAGAAGAACTTCCGGCTTATTATGCAAAAAGGACTTTGCTCAACGAAATCATCCTTCCTGATGATATTGCCAATGCCTGTTTCGCTTTTGTGGGAGGACTGCTCAATAAATCTACAGGCAACGCCCTCAACGTAGATGGCGGCGTTGCAATGGGATTTTATAGATAA
- a CDS encoding M20/M25/M40 family metallo-hydrolase: MKKFLFVILFSAVSLSLKAQSEDVDMEAIKKIRKEGLENSKVMDIAFYLTDANGPRLQGSPGFMKAANYAKNKLTEFGLNDSRLEAWGDFGKGWELQKSYIAMTAPYYRPLIALPKVWTGGTKGLVQAEVLLVDETDTTALEQYKGKMKNKVILLYKNDKIKLSFGPDAKRFTEKELEEMVNAKPEATNQRDTTFRNMIAAMRKASYLSNKTKEMAVKDGAIAFFSMNPLGKDGTVFVTGGGSYKPKDPENLLDIALAAEDYLTLCRLAKAGIPVKLDLDVKTKFYSDDLKGYNVLAEIPGSDPKLKDEVVMLGAHLDSWHTGTGATDNAAGSAVMMEAVRILKASGLKPKRTIRIALWSAEEQGLHGSRNYVKNHLTDTTTMKPNAEGDKIAGYFNVDNGTGKIRGVYLQGNEECRSIFTKWLEPFADLEAKTLTIRNTGGTDHLAFDRIGLPGFQFIQDQIEYNTRTHHTNIDTFDHLLEDDLKQAATIVAAFVYNASVRPEKLPRKK; this comes from the coding sequence ATGAAAAAATTTCTATTTGTAATTCTTTTTTCCGCGGTTTCATTGTCCCTCAAAGCTCAATCTGAGGATGTTGACATGGAAGCCATTAAAAAAATCAGAAAAGAAGGCCTCGAAAACTCAAAAGTGATGGACATCGCTTTTTATCTGACCGATGCCAACGGCCCTCGCCTTCAGGGATCACCAGGCTTCATGAAAGCCGCCAATTATGCCAAAAACAAACTCACGGAATTTGGCCTGAACGATTCACGTCTCGAAGCCTGGGGTGATTTTGGTAAAGGCTGGGAATTGCAAAAAAGCTATATTGCTATGACTGCACCGTATTACCGTCCTTTAATCGCTCTGCCAAAAGTTTGGACAGGTGGCACCAAAGGATTAGTCCAGGCCGAAGTCCTATTAGTTGACGAGACCGACACTACTGCATTGGAACAATACAAAGGGAAAATGAAAAATAAAGTTATTTTGCTTTATAAAAATGATAAAATCAAACTCTCATTTGGTCCTGATGCAAAAAGATTTACCGAAAAAGAGTTGGAAGAAATGGTTAATGCCAAACCCGAAGCTACAAACCAGAGAGATACCACTTTCAGAAACATGATTGCAGCCATGCGAAAAGCCAGTTATTTGTCCAACAAAACCAAAGAAATGGCAGTAAAAGACGGTGCGATAGCATTTTTTAGCATGAATCCACTCGGAAAAGACGGGACAGTATTTGTTACCGGCGGAGGTTCTTACAAGCCGAAAGACCCTGAAAACCTCTTGGATATAGCTCTTGCAGCTGAAGATTATCTGACATTGTGCAGATTGGCCAAAGCCGGTATTCCTGTTAAGCTTGACTTGGATGTGAAAACGAAATTTTATTCAGATGATTTAAAAGGGTACAATGTCCTGGCAGAGATTCCGGGTTCTGACCCTAAATTAAAAGATGAAGTTGTAATGCTGGGAGCCCATCTTGATTCCTGGCATACAGGCACCGGGGCAACAGACAACGCAGCCGGTTCGGCCGTTATGATGGAAGCCGTAAGAATTCTTAAAGCTTCCGGACTTAAGCCCAAAAGGACCATTCGCATTGCTCTTTGGAGTGCCGAGGAACAGGGTTTACACGGTTCCAGAAACTATGTAAAAAATCACCTCACTGATACCACTACCATGAAACCTAACGCTGAAGGTGACAAGATTGCAGGGTATTTTAATGTTGACAATGGTACCGGAAAAATCAGAGGTGTCTATTTGCAGGGAAATGAAGAATGCCGGTCTATTTTCACTAAATGGCTGGAACCTTTTGCTGATTTGGAAGCCAAAACCCTTACAATCAGAAATACAGGAGGAACTGACCACCTGGCTTTTGATAGAATTGGCCTTCCGGGCTTTCAGTTTATCCAGGACCAGATCGAATACAATACCCGTACGCATCATACCAACATTGATACTTTCGATCACCTTTTGGAGGATGACCTGAAGCAAGCCGCTACCATTGTTGCAGCATTTGTATATAATGCTTCGGTAAGGCCGGAAAAACTTCCCAGAAAAAAATAA
- a CDS encoding Ig-like domain-containing protein yields MSLLLRIFILSMSLLSSCKNASPTPVTFLEVKSVLIDGLNTSNNTLQNISANPKITINFSSKLQPSSLDNSLILTNFATKETVKTNFQLIKNDSSAVFTPQNPLKNLSKYSLELNQTVKSSKNEQLQSGIQVNFTTLMDSTDKFPRISDEELLTLVQKQTFKYFWDFGHPVSGLARERDTSGDIITSGGSGFGILAIPVAIDRNFISRQEGLDRMLKITDFLINKAEKFHGVFPHWLNGATGVTVPFSSKDNGADLVETSYLMMGLLATRQYFDQNSEKENLLRKQITQLWEAVEWDWHTQNGQKVLYWHWSPNYGWQMNHQIHGWNEALITYILAAASPTHAISKDVYDQGWARSGAQKNGKTFYGYKLPLGENLGGPLFFEQYTFLGIDPRNLTDSYANYAEQTRNHSLINRAYCIENPKKYLGYSKDCWGLTASDTYNGYSAHSPTNDLGVITPTAALSSIPFTPAESMDAMRFFYFKLGDKLWKNHGFIDAFSLDRGWYATSFLAIDQGPIIGMIENHRTGLLWKLTMKDPDVQAGLKKLGFKF; encoded by the coding sequence ATGAGCTTACTATTAAGGATTTTCATCCTGAGCATGTCCCTATTGTCTTCCTGTAAAAACGCCAGCCCAACACCGGTAACATTTTTAGAGGTTAAGTCAGTCCTGATTGATGGGCTGAACACATCGAACAACACCCTTCAAAATATTTCTGCTAATCCCAAAATAACCATTAACTTTTCCTCAAAACTTCAGCCAAGTTCACTCGATAACTCATTGATTCTAACCAATTTTGCAACCAAAGAAACCGTTAAAACCAATTTTCAATTAATAAAAAATGATAGCTCGGCTGTTTTCACCCCACAAAATCCACTAAAGAATTTATCAAAATACAGTTTGGAGTTAAATCAAACTGTGAAATCCAGTAAAAATGAACAGTTACAGTCGGGCATTCAGGTTAATTTTACAACCCTGATGGACTCCACCGACAAATTTCCCCGGATTTCAGATGAAGAATTGTTGACTTTGGTTCAAAAACAAACATTTAAATATTTCTGGGACTTTGGTCATCCGGTATCAGGTCTTGCCCGTGAACGCGACACCTCCGGTGATATCATCACTTCCGGTGGCTCGGGATTCGGCATATTGGCCATTCCGGTAGCCATCGATCGTAACTTTATTTCGAGGCAGGAAGGACTCGATCGAATGCTAAAAATCACAGATTTTCTTATCAATAAAGCCGAAAAGTTTCATGGCGTTTTTCCGCATTGGCTCAACGGTGCCACAGGGGTTACCGTTCCGTTTAGTTCAAAAGATAACGGTGCCGACCTGGTCGAAACCTCCTATCTTATGATGGGATTATTAGCTACCAGACAATATTTTGATCAAAATTCTGAAAAAGAAAACCTGCTAAGAAAACAAATAACTCAACTTTGGGAAGCTGTAGAATGGGACTGGCACACTCAAAACGGTCAAAAAGTACTCTATTGGCATTGGTCACCAAATTACGGATGGCAAATGAACCACCAGATTCATGGCTGGAACGAAGCCCTCATTACCTATATCCTTGCCGCTGCATCACCCACGCATGCTATTTCCAAAGACGTTTATGACCAGGGTTGGGCACGCTCAGGTGCACAAAAAAACGGTAAAACCTTCTACGGTTATAAACTTCCGCTCGGCGAAAACCTCGGTGGACCACTATTTTTTGAACAATATACATTTCTTGGCATTGACCCCCGAAATCTTACTGATTCCTACGCCAATTATGCCGAGCAGACACGAAATCATTCTCTGATAAACCGGGCATATTGCATTGAAAATCCTAAAAAATATCTGGGATACAGCAAAGACTGCTGGGGACTTACCGCTTCCGACACCTACAATGGTTACTCTGCCCATAGTCCCACCAACGACCTTGGCGTGATCACTCCCACAGCTGCCTTGTCTTCAATTCCCTTTACCCCGGCTGAGTCAATGGACGCAATGCGTTTCTTTTATTTCAAACTTGGAGATAAACTCTGGAAAAACCACGGCTTCATTGATGCCTTTAGCCTGGATCGTGGGTGGTATGCCACATCGTTTTTAGCTATCGACCAGGGTCCAATTATCGGAATGATCGAAAACCACCGCACAGGCCTTTTATGGAAACTCACCATGAAAGACCCCGATGTACAGGCAGGACTAAAAAAACTAGGTTTTAAATTTTAA
- a CDS encoding LamG domain-containing protein, with translation MRKQVLKLSVIAAMMGVTFMACKEEEALPPIGGYNSASEVGSANLVAYWDMEGTGKEAKSSAMPTKSINATFGTGVKGKGVTFADGYMAFDAITALNSLPNVTVSAWVNVSNNGSSPACFFSLSRPNEWAGNINLMAETGWKKATSDTMVVKGLVVTKVNGNDSWQDSRNEPTKGGVQAAKIGGKWAHVVMTWDGATSMFKVYANGVKISNPEWEARGTTGPLNFTTPTKAIIGTWGSVVAGNPESWQKAMTGSMDEIRVFNKALSDADISALYQLEMAGR, from the coding sequence ATGAGAAAACAAGTTTTAAAACTAAGTGTTATCGCCGCTATGATGGGCGTTACTTTTATGGCCTGTAAGGAAGAAGAAGCTCTTCCGCCCATTGGTGGTTACAATAGTGCTTCTGAGGTAGGTTCTGCCAACCTTGTTGCTTATTGGGATATGGAAGGCACTGGAAAGGAAGCAAAATCAAGTGCAATGCCTACCAAATCAATCAATGCTACATTTGGTACAGGAGTAAAAGGCAAAGGAGTTACTTTCGCAGATGGATATATGGCTTTTGATGCCATTACAGCTTTGAATAGTCTTCCAAATGTAACAGTAAGTGCCTGGGTTAACGTTTCTAACAACGGTAGCTCACCTGCATGTTTCTTCTCTTTGTCACGTCCTAACGAATGGGCCGGCAATATCAACCTAATGGCTGAAACAGGCTGGAAAAAAGCTACTTCAGATACCATGGTGGTAAAAGGTTTGGTAGTTACTAAAGTAAACGGTAACGATTCATGGCAAGATTCGCGTAATGAACCTACTAAAGGTGGTGTTCAGGCTGCGAAAATTGGCGGAAAATGGGCACATGTTGTAATGACCTGGGATGGTGCTACATCTATGTTTAAAGTTTATGCCAACGGAGTGAAAATTTCTAACCCTGAGTGGGAAGCCAGAGGAACCACCGGTCCTTTGAACTTCACAACTCCAACCAAAGCAATCATCGGTACATGGGGTTCTGTAGTTGCAGGAAATCCTGAATCGTGGCAAAAAGCAATGACCGGCTCTATGGACGAAATCAGAGTTTTCAACAAAGCTCTTTCTGATGCCGACATCAGTGCATTGTATCAATTGGAAATGGCCGGAAGATAA
- a CDS encoding RagB/SusD family nutrient uptake outer membrane protein: protein MKTKDMKTKIIISILTGSLILNSCKSDFLEVPLQGLPTAETDPNLAQNLVIGVYNSLMLGEAFGAQGDAHGIAFVTATNIISDDADKGSTASDQAGTVGVLDNFTHTPTNLFVQSLWAGHYNGIAKANNAIAIVEKSQLPDAEKNKLLGEVRFIRGYYYFNLVRWFGGVPKILRVPVNAEDANSDPVFQTRASVAEIYDVIKTDMQFAVDNLPLRTQTQAGRISKGTAQAMLSKVYLYLKDYQKAYQLSKEVMNSGQYNLLADYSQIWRQAGDNSREAIFEIQTGVFNNSDFGVNTYSMFQGPRVGGKGGWRDLGWGFNNPSTSLVNTYENGDKRKDATIIFIDNSGKYKGTLLFDGFRVPSSDSVENLRYNYKAYHSENPNVENYLGNRDLKQKNVHLLRYAEVLLINAEAANETGNSGEALNVLNIIRKRAGLAESAVSGQAALKEAIWKERHLELAMEHDRWFDLVRTGKVEQAMKAAGKPFVKGKHELLPIPALQIALSGNKLTQNPNY, encoded by the coding sequence ATGAAAACAAAGGATATGAAAACGAAAATAATCATAAGCATTCTTACCGGCAGTTTAATCTTAAACAGCTGTAAAAGTGATTTTCTCGAAGTACCCCTTCAAGGACTACCAACAGCCGAAACTGACCCAAATTTGGCACAAAATTTAGTTATTGGGGTTTATAATAGCCTTATGTTGGGCGAAGCATTTGGTGCTCAAGGCGATGCCCACGGTATTGCCTTTGTTACTGCCACCAATATTATTTCTGACGACGCTGATAAAGGCAGTACTGCCTCAGATCAAGCCGGTACAGTTGGTGTTTTGGATAATTTTACCCATACGCCAACCAATTTATTTGTGCAATCATTGTGGGCAGGGCATTACAACGGAATTGCCAAGGCAAATAACGCCATTGCTATAGTTGAGAAATCACAGTTGCCTGATGCAGAAAAAAATAAGCTGCTGGGCGAAGTGAGATTTATCAGAGGATATTATTACTTTAATCTGGTCAGATGGTTTGGCGGTGTCCCTAAAATTCTTAGGGTTCCCGTCAATGCCGAAGATGCCAACAGTGATCCTGTATTTCAGACCCGTGCATCAGTTGCCGAGATTTATGATGTAATCAAAACTGATATGCAGTTTGCGGTTGATAACTTACCCCTAAGGACACAGACCCAGGCTGGTCGAATATCTAAAGGCACAGCACAGGCCATGTTGTCGAAGGTTTATCTCTATCTTAAAGATTACCAAAAAGCTTATCAGTTGAGTAAAGAAGTGATGAATTCTGGTCAATACAATTTGTTGGCTGATTACTCACAAATCTGGCGTCAGGCGGGAGACAACAGCCGTGAAGCTATTTTCGAAATCCAGACCGGCGTATTCAATAACTCAGATTTTGGTGTAAATACTTACTCAATGTTTCAGGGACCACGCGTCGGAGGTAAAGGAGGTTGGAGAGACCTGGGATGGGGCTTTAACAATCCCAGCACTTCATTGGTTAATACCTATGAAAACGGTGACAAACGCAAAGATGCTACGATAATTTTCATTGACAATTCAGGAAAATACAAAGGCACCTTATTGTTTGATGGATTCAGAGTTCCTTCATCCGATTCAGTAGAAAACCTGAGATACAATTATAAAGCTTATCATTCTGAAAATCCTAATGTGGAAAATTATCTTGGAAACAGAGATTTGAAACAAAAAAATGTTCATTTGTTAAGATATGCTGAAGTGCTTCTGATCAATGCCGAAGCGGCCAATGAAACGGGCAATTCCGGAGAGGCTTTAAACGTTTTAAATATTATCCGCAAAAGGGCCGGCTTGGCCGAATCCGCTGTTTCAGGTCAGGCAGCTCTAAAAGAAGCTATTTGGAAGGAGCGTCACCTTGAACTAGCTATGGAGCACGACAGATGGTTTGATCTTGTCAGAACAGGGAAAGTGGAGCAGGCAATGAAAGCTGCTGGTAAGCCATTTGTAAAAGGCAAACATGAGCTATTACCTATTCCGGCTTTACAGATAGCCCTGAGTGGGAATAAGTTGACCCAAAATCCGAACTATTAA